The following proteins are encoded in a genomic region of Arachis stenosperma cultivar V10309 chromosome 4, arast.V10309.gnm1.PFL2, whole genome shotgun sequence:
- the LOC130975141 gene encoding uncharacterized protein LOC130975141, which yields MGGGSTRVGSSISSPCSGHRTRTQSRSRRSGVPEWCGCGCRPVLRWSGIDSNPNKPFFGCPNYNTSGKRWCGLFVWADTAQDEPVEKPESYGDNHEVKMNFDWRLERLEEDVQNQKLVNQLLVLVVPVLIVLIVILYCKA from the exons ATGGGTGGTGGAAGCACTAGAGTTGGAAGCTCTATTAGTTCACCGTGCAGTGGCCATCGGACGAGAACGCAAAGCAGGAGCCGAAGATCCGGGGTGCCGGAATGGTGCGGTTGCGGCTGCCGGCCAGTTCTCAGGTGGTCTGGGATAGATTCAAACCCAAATAAACCATTTTTTGGTTGTCCCAATTATAAT ACAAGTGGAAAGAGATGGTGTGGGCTTTTTGTGTGGGCAGATACTGCACAGGATGAACCAGTTGAGAAACCAGAATCTTATGGAGATAATCATGAAGTGAAGATGAACTTTGATTGGAGGCTTGAGAGATTAGAAGAAGATGTCCAGAATCAAAAATTGGTTAACCAATTGTTGGTATTAGTTGTGCCTGTATTGATTGTGTTAATTGTTATCCTGTATTGTAAAGCCTAA